A window of the Hordeum vulgare subsp. vulgare chromosome 5H, MorexV3_pseudomolecules_assembly, whole genome shotgun sequence genome harbors these coding sequences:
- the LOC123452851 gene encoding serine/threonine-protein phosphatase PP2A-2 catalytic subunit, whose amino-acid sequence MSSPHGGLDDQIERLMQCKPLPEAEVRALCEKAKEILMEESNVQPVRSPVTICGDIHGQFHDLAELFRIGGKCPDTNYLFMGDYVDRGYYSVETVTLLVSLKVRYPQRITILRGNHESRQITQVYGFYDECLRKYGNANVWKTFTDLFDYFPLTALVESEIFCLHGGLSPSIETLDNIRNFDRTQEVPHEGPMCDLLWSDPDDRCGWGISPRGAGYTFGQDISEQFNHTNNLRLIARAHQLVMEGFNWAHEQKVVTIFSAPNYCYRCGNMASILEVDDCREHTFIQFEPAPRRGEPDVTRRTPDYFL is encoded by the exons ATGAGCAGCCCCCATGGCGGCCTCGACGACCAGATCGAGCGCCTCATGCAGTGCAAGCCCCTCCCCGAGGCCGAG GTCAGAGCACTGTGCGAGAAGGCCAAGGAGATTTTGATGGAGGAGAGCAATGTTCAG CCTGTAAGGAGTCCTGTTACAATCTGTGGTGATATTCACGGGCAGTTTCATGATCTTGCGGAACTTTTCCGAATTGGTGGAAAG TGTCCAGATACAAACTACTTGTTTATGGGAGATTATGTAGACCGTGGCTACTATTCTGTCGAAACTGTCACG CTGTTGGTGTCTTTGAAAGTTCGTTATCCTCAGCGAATCACCATTCTTAGAGGAAACCATGAGAGCCGACAG ATTACTCAAGTTTATGGATTCTATGACGAGTGTTTAAGGAA GTATGGAAATGCAAATGTGTGGAAAACCTTTACGGATCTGTTCGACTACTTCCCCTTGACAGCATTG GTCGAGTCAGAAATATTCTGCTTGCATGGTGGATTATCACCATCCATCGAGACACTTGATAACATACGTAACTTTGACCGCACCCAAGAAGTTCCTCATGAAGGGCCCATGTGTGATCTTCTGTGGTCTGACCCCGATGATCGATGCGGTTGGGGTATTTCTCCCCGAGGCGCTGGATATACCTTCGGACAG GATATATCAGAGCAGTTCAATCATACCAATAACTTAAGACTTATTGCTAGAGCTCACCAGTTGGTGATGGAGGGATTCAACTGGGCTCAT GAGCAAAAAGTGGTCACCATATTTAGTGCACCTAATTATTGCTACCGCTGTGGGAATATGGCATCAATCTTGGAAGTTGATGATTGCAGGGAGCATACTTTCATCCAG TTTGAGCCGGCCCCAAGAAGGGGAGAACCAGACGTAACTCGTAGAACGCCAGACTATTTCCTGTGA
- the LOC123452852 gene encoding lipid phosphate phosphatase delta, whose translation MDVEAVAAAGGAGLTGWQAAALSGAAGWVWAASHYDLTRRARALAQPWVTRRVHAETPDIITFQRLQHRLLDNFFSVLSCVVSVPFYTGFLPLLFWSGHGKLARQMTLLLAFCDYLGNAVKDLVSAPRPCSPPVRRVTATEDEKENAMEYGLPSSHALNTVCLMGYMLHYVLTYGPCNGFMIATGLSLAFLLVTLIGIARVYLGMHSLTDVIAGISFGIVILAFWLVVHDHVDAFVVSGQNVTFFWASLALVLCFAYPKPEFPTPSFEFHTAFNGVAFGIVYGVQQTYTRFHGPDAPLILSHQLPLLAYAGRVLVGIPTILAVKSCSKALSKWLLPVMCSTLGIPIVSSCYVPTLKPSNSSSGNKPDDAKLAGGYLQRVFSLFPQKAYDVDTGIRFVQYAGLAWSVVDLVPVIFTHLNL comes from the exons ATGGACGTGGAGGCGGTCGCTGCGGCCGGTGGCGCCGGGCTGACCGGGTGGCAGGCGGCGGCGCTGTCGGGCGCGGCGGGCTGGGTGTGGGCGGCCTCCCACTACGACCTCACGCGCCGGGCGCGCGCGCTGGCGCAGCCCTGGGTCACCCGCCGCGTCCACGCCGAGACGCCCGACATCATCACCTTCCAG AGGCTGCAGCACAGGTTGCTGGACAACTTCTTCTCGGTGCTGTCATGCGTTGTCTCTGTCCCTTTCTACACGGGATTCCTCCCGCTCCTCTTCTGG AGTGGACATGGCAAGTTGGCTAGGCAAATGACCCTGCTGCTGGCATTCTGCGATTACCTGGGCAACGCTGTCAAG GATCTAGTGTCAGCTCCTCGGCCGTGCTCCCCTCCTGTGAGGAGAGTCACAGCTACCGAAGATGAGAAGGAAAATGCCATGGAATATGGACTGCCTTCGTCACACGCCCTCAATACCGTTTGTTTGATGGG ATATATGTTGCACTATGTCCTCACATATGGACCATGTAATGGTTTTATGATTGCCACGGGTCTTTCTCTAGCTTTCTTGCTCGTTACGTTAATTGGCATTG CGAGGGTATACCTAGGCATGCACAGCTTGACCGATGTTATCGCTGGGATCTCTTTTGGCATCGTGATCCTTGCATTCTGGTTGGTTGTCCATGATCATGTTGATGCCTTTGTCGTCTCTGGCCAAAACG TTACATTCTTCTGGGCAAGCCTTGCCCTAGTGCTCTGCTTTGCATATCCAAAGCCAGAGTTCCCAACTCCTAGCTTTGAATTCCACACAGCATTCAACGGGGTCGCTTTCGGAATT GTCTATGGCGTCCAGCAGACATACACCCGTTTCCACGGCCCCGACGCGCCCCTCATTCTGAGCCATCAACTACCTCTCCTCGCGTACGCCGGGAGGGTCCTGGTGGGCATCCCGACCATCCTAGCCGTGAAGTCCTGCAGCAAGGCGCTCTCGAAATGGCTCCTGCCGGTCATGTGCAGTACCCTGGGGATCCCGATCGTCTCGTCCTGCTACGTGCCCACTCTGAAGCCGTCAAACAGCAGCTCGGGCAACAAGCCGGACGATGCAAAGCTGGCCGGCGGGTACCTCCAGAGGGTGTTCTCCCTCTTCCCGCAGAAGGCATACGACGTGGACACGGGCATCAGGTTCGTGCAGTACGCCGGGCTCGCGTGGTCGGTGGTCGACCTGGTGCCGGTGATCTTCACGCACCTCAACCTGTGA